In Prunus dulcis chromosome 2, ALMONDv2, whole genome shotgun sequence, a single genomic region encodes these proteins:
- the LOC117618293 gene encoding uncharacterized protein LOC117618293 — MRLRGESEPTRQHYWSQMGEKNRYNAVGVKDEEAYLDSGVSRSDWNPKITVGQIFSSKKALLTELRLTALRGHFEFKVQFSCTKRLLVVCCQRPCPWRVRASRIGEYSFMIVRCTTVHECDLRFVSDKHRQATTALVASSLKRKLKDCRTIYTPSDIMRDVKHNFGCTIHYSKAWKARELALLSIRGSTEEAYYILPAYCYELERMNPGTKTDNRTDENNHFVYLFMAVGACIRGFRSSMRPVIAVDATHLKSKYKGVMFVANAFDGNRNIYPLAFGIGDLETDASWHWFFTKLHEAIGECPNLVIISDRNVSIENVWDKIFPTAQHGICFYHMKGNMKRTFKLKKRDHILMHFEKAAKSYSIAEFDGHFRKIKRKEHVAQYLEEAGLHKWSRAHMDGCRYNVMTTNIAESINSVLRFARMPPVVHLIGEIVNLLVKWFTERRELALNCTTTLCPNFGEKKLRNRLEDAARMNVVKVNNAQYNVLDGDMDGLVDLTNNSCSCRKFQLEQLPCKHVVAVCRFLKVSVYAKASRYYTRKTWMDAYSDSISPVQPHGMWDTPEDVRSRVVLPPMARVMPGRRKKLRIPSQGEGSIRRKCSRCCSAGHNKSTCKNNIPLRNVS, encoded by the coding sequence ATGCGTTTAAGAGGAGAATCTGAACCCACTCGTCAACATTATTGGAGTcaaatgggtgaaaaaaaTCGGTATAATGCAGTCGGtgtaaaagatgaagaagcatATTTGGACAGCGGGGTTTCACGAAGCGATTGGAATCCGAAAATTACAGTTGGGcaaattttctctagtaaGAAAGCATTGTTGACGGAGTTACGGTTGACGGCATTAAGAGGCCACTTTGAATTTAAGGTGCAATTCTCTTGCACTAAGaggttgcttgtggtttgttGTCAACGTCCATGCCCATGGCGGGTCCGGGCATCGAGAATTGGAGAATACAGCTTCATGATTGTGAGGTGTACAACTGTCCATGAATGTGATTTGAGGTTTGTAAGTGACAAGCATCGTCAAGCAACCACAGCACTTGTAGCCAGTTCACTTAAAAGGAAGTTGAAGGATTGTCGGACAATATACACACCAAGTGACATTATGAGAGATGTGAAACACAACTTTGGTTGCACCATCCATTATTCTAAAGCTTGGAAAGCAAGGGAGTTAGCTCTATTGTCCATTAGAGGATCAACGGAGGAGGcatattatatccttccagctTATTGCTATGAATTGGAGCGTATGAATCCCGGCACAAAAACAGACAACCGAACTGATGAGAACAATCactttgtgtatttatttatggcgGTTGGCGCATGTATTAGAGGGTTCCGTTCTTCCATGCGCCCAGTTATAGCCGTGGATGCCACTCATTTAAAATCCAAGTACAAGGGTGTTATGTTTGTAGCAAATGCATTCGATGGTAATCGAAATATATATCCTCTTGCttttgggatcggggatttggAGACGGATGCATCATGGCATTGGTTTTTCACTAAACTTCATGAAGCCATTGGTGAGTGTCCCAATCTTGTTATTATTTCTGATCGCAATGTTAGCATAGAGAATGTGTGGGACAAAATTTTTCCAACTGCACAACATGGCATATGCTTTTATCATATGAAGGGGAACATGAAACGcactttcaagttgaaaaagcGTGATCACATACTTATGCACTTTGAGAAGGCTGCAAAATCTTATTCCATTGCTGAATTTGATGGTCATTTTCGCAAGATCAAGCGAAAGGAACATGTTGCTCAATATCTTGAAGAGGCAGGGTTACATAAGTGGTCTAGAGCTCACATGGATGGATGCCGCTACAATGTAAtgacaacaaatattgcgGAGTCAATCAACTCAGTCCTTAGGTTTGCAAGAATGCCGCCAGTGGTTCATTTGATAGGGGAAATTGTTAATCTCCTTGTGAAATGGTTCACCGAACGTCGTGAGTTGGCTTTGAATTGCACAACAACATTGTGCCCCAATTTTGGAGAGAAGAAGTTGAGGAACAGGTTGGAGGATGCTGCAAGGATGAATGTGGTTAAAGTTAATAATGCACAATATAATGTTTTGGACGGTGATATGGACGGCCTCGTAGATTTGACGAACAACAGTTGTAGTTGTAGAAAGTTTCAGCTTGAGCAGCTACCTTGCAAGCATGTAGTTGCAGTTTGCCGCTTCTTGAAAGTAAGTGTATATGCAAAGGCTTCTCGGTATTACACTCGGAAAACCTGGATGGATGCTTATTCGGATAGCATCTCCCCGGTACAACCTCACGGAATGTGGGATACTCCTGAAGATGTTCGAAGTCGAGTTGTGCTGCCTCCCATGGCAAGGGTCATGCCAGGCAGACGAAAGAAGTTAAGAATTCCCTCGCAAGGAGAGGGCAGCATTAGAAGAAAGTGCTCAAGGTGCTGTTCCGCAGGCCACAATAAAAGCACCTGTAAAAACAATATTCCATTGCGCAATGTATCTTAG